From Corynebacterium frankenforstense DSM 45800, the proteins below share one genomic window:
- a CDS encoding histidine phosphatase family protein has translation MGRRLIMVRHGQTTYNATRRMQGHIDTELSETGRAQARRAAGLLRGAGIRRILSSDLERAATTAEAIGEVLGLEVRRDARLRETHLGEWQGRTGAEVDAELPGARAHWRHDASWAPPGGESRLDVARRARPVIDEEMAAWPEWEDAALLVVAHGGAISALTSDLLGFAVDQYPLLSGLGNGCWVQLTARPRYRPEAPAAGAAFTPETVGDAQWYLDGWNLGSTGAVEGNADMGEGSAR, from the coding sequence TGGGCAGGCGACTGATCATGGTCCGCCACGGGCAGACCACCTACAACGCGACCCGGCGGATGCAGGGCCACATCGACACCGAGCTCTCCGAGACCGGCCGCGCACAGGCGCGCCGGGCCGCCGGGCTGCTCCGCGGCGCGGGCATCAGGAGGATCCTCTCCTCCGACCTGGAGCGCGCGGCCACCACCGCCGAGGCGATCGGCGAGGTCCTCGGCCTCGAGGTGCGCCGCGACGCCCGCCTGCGCGAGACCCACCTGGGCGAGTGGCAGGGCCGCACCGGCGCCGAGGTCGACGCCGAGCTGCCGGGTGCGCGCGCCCACTGGCGCCACGACGCCTCCTGGGCCCCGCCCGGCGGCGAGTCCCGCCTCGACGTCGCCCGCCGCGCCCGCCCCGTCATCGACGAGGAGATGGCCGCCTGGCCGGAGTGGGAGGACGCCGCGTTGCTCGTCGTCGCCCACGGCGGCGCGATCTCCGCGCTGACCTCCGACCTGCTGGGCTTCGCGGTGGACCAGTACCCGCTGCTCTCGGGCCTGGGCAACGGCTGCTGGGTGCAGCTGACCGCCCGTCCGCGCTACCGCCCGGAGGCGCCCGCCGCCGGCGCCGCCTTCACCCCGGAGACCGTCGGGGACGCCCAGTGGTACCTCGACGGCTGGAACCTGGGCTCCACCGGCGCGGTCGAGGGCAACGCCGACATGGGGGAGGGGAGCGCCCGGTGA